Proteins from a single region of Bacillota bacterium:
- a CDS encoding cell wall-active antibiotics response protein yields the protein MGHPRIHSVLLGLLIIALGAVWLLRNLGIVNTDIGKLIATYWPLLLIVWGLDSMYCALSPPRQDGHGRSHAFPSVSVVFGLILVALGVSLIGRNLGLYSIDLDIIWRLLWPILIILIGWSLIRGPLAAGGTHWAVMSGIECKAPGWSLENGSYVAFMGGINLDLTKANIPDGTTTLSLTAIMGGIDVKVPADLALECQGTAVLGGVTFLGEESAGIVSSRVYSRPGANGTGKKLVIDAWTIMGGIGVK from the coding sequence ATGGGCCACCCCCGGATTCATTCAGTCCTGCTGGGCCTTCTCATAATCGCGCTCGGTGCTGTATGGCTTCTTCGCAACCTCGGCATCGTCAACACGGATATCGGCAAGCTCATAGCGACGTACTGGCCCCTCTTGCTCATCGTCTGGGGCCTAGATTCTATGTACTGCGCGCTATCTCCTCCACGCCAAGATGGCCACGGCCGGTCACACGCCTTCCCGAGCGTGTCCGTCGTCTTCGGGCTGATCCTCGTCGCCCTTGGAGTCAGCCTGATCGGTCGCAATCTCGGCCTGTACAGTATCGACCTTGACATCATCTGGCGCCTTCTGTGGCCGATCTTGATCATTCTCATTGGGTGGAGCCTCATTCGCGGGCCGCTCGCCGCCGGTGGCACGCACTGGGCGGTCATGAGCGGCATCGAGTGCAAGGCCCCTGGATGGAGCCTTGAGAACGGCAGCTACGTCGCGTTCATGGGCGGAATCAACCTCGACCTCACCAAGGCGAACATCCCGGATGGCACCACCACCCTCAGCCTCACGGCCATCATGGGCGGAATAGACGTCAAGGTCCCCGCGGACCTTGCGTTAGAGTGCCAGGGCACCGCCGTCCTGGGCGGCGTCACATTCCTGGGTGAGGAGAGCGCTGGCATCGTGTCCTCCCGTGTCTACAGCCGGCCGGGTGCGAACGGCACAGGCAAGAAGCTCGTCATAGACGCCTGGACCATCATGGGCGGCATCGGGGTCAAGTAG
- a CDS encoding alanine-tRNA synthetase second additional domain-containing protein codes for MEITLDRAIYHAPRGKRRLMHLASLVAQRYLSPTDRLIGVIGDAGAGKSLLVRGMFPGLVLTNDDDGIYVRPAPVLEDARRGKFDSHTYHVDARLECAFAQPWQVGEAIRAAVTAGKRVVVEHFDLVYPSVGSNAELLIGIGDEVLVTRPWVFGPYPHEIAEVVYRSLKYRKMAHSAEDLTAIVFMDFGYKLPEFHSDVWKGYVMEFRERPDIDLDAIEARVREYIRRDVPIAQVDDEHIRMGDRVISCSGPRIHVSSTGEIKGFRMEKEILYDRLADHYLIAGLVGDEDGGEHPGASRQWVGAGA; via the coding sequence ATGGAGATAACCCTCGATAGAGCCATTTACCACGCGCCCAGGGGCAAGAGGCGGCTGATGCACCTGGCGAGCCTGGTCGCCCAGAGGTACCTTTCTCCGACCGACAGGCTCATAGGCGTGATCGGCGACGCCGGAGCGGGAAAGTCGCTCCTCGTCAGGGGCATGTTTCCTGGGCTCGTGCTCACCAACGACGATGACGGTATATACGTCCGTCCCGCCCCCGTCCTGGAAGACGCCCGGCGCGGCAAGTTCGACAGCCACACATACCATGTGGACGCCAGGCTTGAGTGCGCGTTTGCCCAGCCATGGCAGGTCGGAGAGGCGATACGGGCAGCCGTCACCGCTGGCAAGAGGGTTGTTGTGGAGCACTTCGACCTGGTATACCCCTCTGTGGGCTCCAACGCAGAGCTCCTCATCGGCATCGGGGATGAGGTCCTGGTCACACGCCCCTGGGTCTTTGGGCCCTACCCTCACGAGATAGCGGAGGTCGTGTATCGCTCACTGAAGTACCGCAAAATGGCCCACAGCGCCGAGGACCTCACCGCAATCGTCTTCATGGACTTCGGCTACAAGCTGCCGGAGTTCCATTCCGACGTATGGAAGGGCTATGTCATGGAATTCAGGGAGCGCCCTGACATAGACCTAGACGCGATCGAGGCAAGGGTCCGCGAGTACATCCGGCGGGATGTCCCCATCGCCCAGGTGGACGACGAGCACATACGCATGGGAGATCGCGTCATCAGTTGTTCGGGCCCGCGCATTCACGTGTCGTCAACCGGCGAGATCAAGGGCTTCAGGATGGAGAAGGAGATCCTATATGACCGCTTAGCTGATCACTACCTCATCGCCGGCTTGGTGGGCGACGAGGACGGAGGCGAGCATCCCGGAGCGAGCCGTCAGTGGGTGGGGGCGGGGGCATGA
- a CDS encoding DUF5110 domain-containing protein has product MASLWKTVSNGRQRAGRVKSFQRERDCVIFHCEGGILRIAVLHSNSVRVTFNRDYRFTGRRSFAVVNASSCEAFTVQDTAVAVVLRTAELAVEVVKADARIRMCDSVGRVVCEDAGDGLTWNRHTVMCSKAMDGETHFYGLGEKTGFLDKRGREYLMWNTDDPLHTPTKDPLYKSIPLLLTFNGEWATGTLVDYAGRIWFDLGVASDGSYSFKVDDHELDYYFIYGPDLKRVLGTYTDLTGRMPLPPLWALGYQQCRWSYYPEAVVRDLADTFREKDIPCDVIYLDIDYMDGYRVFTWDRERFPDPERMLADLGAQGFKVVTIVNPGVKRDPNYGVYVEGVQRHLFCRWLTGEVYHGRVWPGEAAFPDFTKKEARRWWAEKHDALLGKGVAGIWNDMNEPSDFSLPPTPSTQRSTAQGSPAQDRTKATVPDELMAENDGDPCTFGRIHNAYALEMCRSTCEAFRLLKPEARPFILTRAAYAGIQRYAAVWTGDNCSWWEHLAMSLPLCMNIGLSGVPFVGSDVGGFQGNATPELFVRWMQLGAFTPFFRAHSMHDTRPHEPWAWGPEVEEICRRYIKLRYALLPYTYNEFYKASQTGLPVMRPLVLDYPDDERTHNLNTEFLWGESFLVAPVTEPAAVKRCVYLPEGTWFDYWTDRRYPGKTDYLVDAPLDTLPLFVKAGSVIPSVAPVNYVGEARAETMRLDVYLDASSGSEARYTLYEDDGLTRRHEDGEYSLTEFRCSATEKEIVFQITPVVSEYRSGRKSYRLRFHGAPPEVGVPGGRACLGKARRASAGAGEEGGLERAADGRADAGSPPEREVIEIDIPDEARPVRVVVDRTGWRVEPGEAERGGD; this is encoded by the coding sequence GTGGCTTCCTTGTGGAAAACTGTCTCGAATGGCAGACAACGTGCCGGTCGCGTGAAGAGCTTTCAGCGAGAAAGGGATTGCGTCATCTTCCACTGCGAGGGGGGCATCTTGCGCATTGCCGTGCTGCACAGCAACTCGGTGCGCGTGACCTTCAATCGCGACTACCGTTTCACGGGCAGGCGTTCCTTCGCGGTGGTGAACGCGTCCTCTTGCGAGGCCTTCACCGTCCAGGACACTGCCGTCGCGGTCGTGCTTCGCACCGCCGAGCTGGCCGTCGAGGTTGTCAAAGCGGACGCTAGGATAAGGATGTGCGATTCAGTCGGCCGCGTTGTGTGCGAGGACGCGGGCGACGGCCTGACCTGGAACCGCCACACCGTGATGTGTTCCAAGGCCATGGACGGTGAAACGCATTTCTACGGCCTGGGAGAAAAGACGGGCTTCCTGGACAAGCGGGGCAGGGAGTACCTCATGTGGAACACTGACGATCCACTGCACACGCCCACCAAGGACCCGCTTTACAAGTCCATCCCTTTGCTCCTGACTTTCAACGGGGAATGGGCTACCGGCACGCTCGTGGACTATGCCGGGAGGATCTGGTTCGATCTTGGCGTGGCGTCCGACGGAAGCTATAGCTTCAAGGTGGACGACCACGAACTGGACTACTACTTCATCTACGGCCCCGATCTGAAGCGGGTTCTCGGCACGTACACCGACCTCACAGGGAGAATGCCCCTGCCGCCCCTTTGGGCCCTCGGTTACCAGCAGTGCCGTTGGAGCTATTACCCGGAGGCCGTCGTGCGGGACCTGGCCGATACGTTCCGCGAAAAAGACATCCCCTGCGACGTCATCTACCTTGACATCGACTACATGGACGGTTACCGGGTCTTCACCTGGGACCGGGAGCGCTTCCCGGACCCCGAGCGCATGTTGGCCGACCTCGGCGCGCAGGGGTTCAAGGTCGTGACGATCGTGAACCCAGGTGTGAAGAGGGATCCGAATTACGGTGTGTACGTCGAAGGCGTGCAGAGGCACTTGTTTTGTCGATGGTTGACTGGCGAGGTCTACCACGGCCGTGTCTGGCCGGGTGAAGCCGCTTTCCCGGATTTCACGAAGAAGGAGGCTCGCAGGTGGTGGGCGGAGAAACACGACGCGCTGCTCGGCAAGGGAGTGGCAGGCATATGGAACGACATGAACGAACCCAGCGATTTCTCGTTGCCTCCCACGCCTTCCACGCAGAGGTCTACCGCGCAAGGATCTCCTGCCCAGGACCGCACGAAGGCCACCGTGCCGGACGAGTTGATGGCTGAGAACGATGGCGACCCGTGCACGTTCGGCCGCATCCATAATGCATACGCCCTGGAGATGTGCCGGAGCACGTGCGAGGCGTTCCGGTTGCTTAAGCCCGAAGCCCGCCCGTTCATCCTCACCAGGGCCGCCTATGCGGGCATACAGCGGTATGCGGCGGTCTGGACTGGCGACAATTGCAGCTGGTGGGAACATCTGGCGATGTCGCTTCCTTTGTGCATGAACATCGGCCTTTCAGGCGTGCCGTTCGTCGGAAGCGATGTCGGCGGGTTTCAGGGAAACGCCACGCCAGAGCTTTTCGTGCGGTGGATGCAACTCGGTGCTTTCACCCCATTCTTCAGGGCGCACTCCATGCACGACACGCGCCCTCACGAGCCTTGGGCGTGGGGACCCGAGGTGGAAGAGATCTGTCGCAGGTATATCAAACTTCGGTACGCGCTGCTTCCATACACCTACAATGAGTTCTACAAGGCGAGCCAGACCGGTCTGCCTGTCATGCGTCCGCTCGTCCTGGACTATCCCGATGACGAGCGAACGCACAACTTGAACACCGAGTTCTTGTGGGGTGAATCGTTCCTGGTCGCGCCCGTAACCGAGCCGGCGGCCGTCAAGCGATGCGTGTACTTGCCGGAGGGGACCTGGTTCGATTACTGGACCGACCGCAGGTACCCCGGCAAGACAGATTATCTCGTGGACGCGCCTCTCGATACCCTGCCTCTCTTCGTCAAGGCGGGCTCGGTGATTCCCTCTGTTGCCCCCGTAAACTACGTGGGTGAGGCGCGGGCAGAGACCATGCGTCTCGACGTGTACCTCGACGCATCTAGCGGCTCAGAGGCCCGGTACACCCTCTATGAAGATGACGGCCTCACCCGCAGGCACGAGGATGGGGAATACAGCCTCACCGAGTTCCGTTGCAGCGCCACGGAGAAAGAGATCGTTTTTCAAATCACTCCCGTAGTATCGGAATACCGCAGCGGCAGGAAAAGCTATCGCCTCCGTTTCCACGGCGCTCCACCGGAGGTCGGCGTGCCGGGGGGCAGGGCATGTCTGGGAAAGGCCCGGCGCGCCAGCGCGGGGGCGGGCGAGGAGGGCGGGCTTGAGCGTGCGGCCGACGGAAGAGCCGATGCGGGGTCGCCGCCAGAACGTGAGGTCATCGAGATAGACATCCCGGACGAGGCACGGCCCGTACGCGTAGTCGTCGACAGGACCGGGTGGAGGGTCGAGCCCGGCGAGGCGGAACGGGGAGGGGATTGA
- a CDS encoding DUF1446 domain-containing protein: MSPANRDEITVLSVAGILGYGFPVESFKNAVDGGVDCIACDAGSTDPGPAYLGMGKSFTTRAAVKRDLKLMIEAGVERRVPVLVGSAGGSGARPHVEWNLDIVDEIARELGRRLRVAVIWADIDKATVKKALAQGRVRPLGPVPQLTEEAIDATTHIVAQMGVEPFIKALEGEPDVVIAGRSYDPSMFAVMGIMRGYEKGVAMHMGKILECGAIAAVPGSGSDCLVGRLGPDYFIVEPPNPKRRCTTVSVAGHTLYEKSDPYRLPGPGGMIDLTESRFEQISERAVKVTGSKYVPSPVKTLKLEGARKVGYRTVSIAGTRDPIMIRQIDSIIEAVKEETRTKLTSVAPEDYTIIVHVYGKNGVMGSLEPVKETASHELGIVIEAIARTQDEADAVCGFARSTMLHYGYEGRKATAGNLAFLYSPSDLRGGEVYEFSMNHLLEVDDLGAPFPIEFREMG, encoded by the coding sequence ATGAGTCCGGCGAATCGAGACGAGATCACGGTTCTGTCGGTGGCAGGCATCCTCGGATATGGCTTTCCCGTGGAATCATTCAAGAACGCCGTGGACGGGGGGGTGGATTGCATAGCTTGTGATGCCGGCAGCACCGACCCGGGTCCGGCTTATCTCGGAATGGGGAAGTCGTTCACCACGAGGGCGGCAGTCAAACGCGACCTCAAACTCATGATCGAGGCCGGCGTTGAGAGGCGGGTGCCGGTGCTCGTGGGCTCCGCAGGTGGGTCGGGTGCCCGTCCTCATGTGGAGTGGAACCTCGACATAGTGGACGAGATCGCCCGGGAGCTTGGCAGGCGGCTGAGGGTGGCGGTGATCTGGGCCGACATTGACAAGGCTACGGTGAAGAAGGCCCTTGCGCAGGGGCGTGTGAGACCCCTCGGCCCGGTGCCACAGCTCACGGAAGAGGCCATCGACGCGACCACGCACATCGTGGCCCAGATGGGTGTCGAGCCCTTCATCAAGGCCTTGGAAGGCGAGCCCGATGTGGTCATCGCGGGGCGGTCCTACGACCCGTCGATGTTCGCGGTGATGGGGATCATGAGGGGATACGAGAAAGGTGTCGCCATGCACATGGGCAAGATCCTGGAGTGCGGGGCCATAGCGGCTGTGCCCGGCAGCGGGAGCGACTGCCTCGTCGGCCGGCTGGGCCCGGACTACTTCATCGTCGAGCCGCCCAACCCCAAGAGACGGTGCACCACGGTGTCGGTCGCAGGCCATACCCTGTACGAAAAGTCCGACCCCTATCGTCTCCCCGGCCCCGGCGGCATGATCGACCTTACCGAGTCCAGGTTTGAGCAGATAAGCGAGAGGGCCGTCAAGGTCACGGGCTCGAAGTACGTGCCGTCGCCCGTCAAGACATTGAAGCTTGAGGGCGCCCGGAAGGTGGGCTACAGGACCGTGTCGATCGCCGGCACCCGCGACCCGATCATGATAAGACAGATCGACTCGATAATCGAGGCGGTCAAGGAGGAGACACGGACGAAGCTCACGAGCGTTGCACCGGAGGACTACACCATTATCGTCCACGTATACGGAAAGAACGGCGTTATGGGGAGCCTGGAGCCGGTGAAGGAGACCGCCTCCCATGAGCTGGGCATAGTCATAGAGGCGATCGCCCGCACCCAGGACGAGGCCGATGCCGTGTGCGGGTTCGCAAGGTCGACGATGCTCCACTACGGATACGAAGGCCGCAAGGCTACCGCGGGCAATCTCGCGTTCCTCTATTCGCCGTCGGACCTCAGGGGCGGGGAAGTGTACGAGTTCTCCATGAACCACCTCCTCGAGGTGGACGACCTTGGGGCGCCGTTCCCGATCGAGTTCAGAGAGATGGGGTGA
- a CDS encoding DUF4387 domain-containing protein yields MSVKLPEVCDVIRSKNSGPFELTLDMIFSDFETYRRAKAARLINEELIAKLYGITPEKVLGVIYFDPAKAIKATIARALPCGSPGDTDVYGAQQHAPLLDIDVPDEIAGVRSQP; encoded by the coding sequence ATGAGTGTGAAGCTGCCTGAAGTATGTGATGTCATCCGGAGCAAGAACTCCGGCCCCTTTGAGCTGACACTGGACATGATATTCTCGGATTTCGAGACCTATAGGCGGGCAAAGGCCGCGAGGCTCATAAACGAGGAGCTCATAGCCAAGCTCTACGGCATCACGCCCGAGAAGGTCCTTGGCGTCATCTACTTCGATCCCGCTAAGGCCATCAAGGCTACGATCGCACGTGCCCTTCCGTGTGGCTCCCCCGGGGACACCGACGTGTACGGCGCGCAGCAGCACGCGCCACTCCTGGACATTGACGTGCCGGACGAGATCGCGGGCGTAAGAAGCCAGCCATAG
- a CDS encoding methylaspartate ammonia-lyase: MGTRIVDVIASAGKTGFYFDDQRAIKKGAFQDGFAYVGEPVTPGFTAVRQAGESVSVMLLLDDGQVAFGDCAAVQYSGAGGRDPLFLASDFMPVIERHIAPRLKGLEVSEFRALADEFDKITVDGRRLHTAIRYGVTQALLDAVAKAKHITMAEVICSEYGLPINLSPVPIFVQSGDDRYINADKAIIKRAQVLPHGLINNVETKLGSRGEKLRSYIEWLRDRVRKLGGENYRPVLHVDVYGTIGMAFENNLPRIVEYLKTLEEAAAPLKLRIEGPVDVENREGQMKILAELTSMVHDKGVGVEIVADEWCNTLEDIREFVDAHAADMVQIKTPDLGGIENIVEAVLYCRRKGVGAYLGGTCNETDRSAQVCVHIGIASRPDQILAKPGMGVDEGFMIVYNEMQRTLRLIEARIRARVRECAAPAPAVPAPAPSPAAPVAVVHVG, translated from the coding sequence ATGGGCACGAGAATCGTTGATGTGATCGCCTCAGCGGGAAAGACTGGCTTCTATTTCGACGACCAAAGGGCCATCAAGAAAGGCGCATTCCAGGACGGGTTTGCCTACGTGGGCGAGCCTGTGACACCGGGGTTCACGGCGGTCAGGCAAGCGGGCGAGTCGGTTTCGGTGATGCTTCTCTTGGATGACGGGCAGGTCGCCTTTGGCGACTGCGCCGCCGTCCAGTATTCGGGAGCGGGAGGCAGGGACCCGCTCTTTCTCGCGTCGGACTTCATGCCGGTGATAGAGAGGCACATAGCCCCGAGGCTCAAGGGGCTAGAGGTGTCGGAGTTCCGCGCGTTGGCGGATGAGTTCGACAAGATCACGGTGGACGGACGGCGTCTTCACACCGCCATTCGCTATGGCGTGACCCAGGCCCTCTTGGATGCGGTAGCCAAAGCGAAGCACATCACCATGGCCGAGGTGATATGCTCCGAGTACGGCCTTCCGATAAACCTCTCGCCGGTCCCGATATTCGTCCAATCAGGCGATGACAGGTACATCAATGCCGACAAGGCCATTATCAAGCGCGCGCAGGTGCTGCCGCACGGTCTCATAAACAACGTCGAGACCAAGCTCGGCTCGAGGGGCGAGAAGCTCCGTTCCTATATCGAGTGGCTTCGCGATAGGGTAAGAAAGCTCGGCGGCGAGAACTACCGTCCCGTGCTCCACGTGGATGTGTACGGCACCATAGGGATGGCGTTCGAGAACAACCTCCCGAGGATAGTTGAGTACCTCAAGACCCTTGAGGAGGCGGCCGCGCCGCTCAAGCTCCGTATAGAGGGCCCGGTGGACGTGGAGAACAGGGAGGGCCAGATGAAGATCCTTGCGGAGCTTACCAGCATGGTGCATGACAAGGGCGTGGGCGTGGAGATCGTGGCGGACGAGTGGTGTAATACTCTTGAGGATATCCGGGAGTTCGTGGATGCCCACGCTGCGGACATGGTGCAGATCAAAACCCCGGACCTAGGTGGCATCGAGAACATCGTCGAGGCGGTCCTTTACTGCAGGCGCAAAGGGGTCGGCGCGTATCTCGGCGGCACCTGCAACGAGACGGATAGGTCCGCCCAGGTGTGCGTCCACATCGGCATAGCCAGCAGGCCCGACCAGATCCTCGCCAAGCCGGGCATGGGCGTCGACGAAGGCTTCATGATAGTCTACAATGAGATGCAGCGCACCCTGAGGCTCATAGAGGCCAGAATCAGGGCAAGGGTGAGGGAATGCGCGGCACCGGCACCGGCGGTCCCGGCCCCAGCCCCGAGCCCGGCCGCCCCGGTGGCCGTGGTGCACGTGGGGTAG
- a CDS encoding MetQ/NlpA family ABC transporter substrate-binding protein encodes MLTLTLALAYACALGASAAGAGAAGAGAGTGASTIKLRVGATPVPHAEILEQVKPLLAAKGISLEIVEFTDYVTPNLALAEGDIDANFFQHVPYLEQFARDRRLAITYIAKVHIEPMGAYSKKIKDIKDLRDRAKVGIPNDPTNGGRALLLLQRAGLIKLDPKAGITATKFDITSNPKNLQIVELEAAQLPRSLEDLDLAVINSNFALEAKLVPTRDALFIEDSQSPYVNVLAVRTSDKDNPALKELARALTSPQVAEFINKTYPGSVVPAFGLEF; translated from the coding sequence ATGCTCACGCTTACACTCGCGCTGGCCTACGCATGTGCGCTCGGAGCCAGCGCCGCGGGCGCGGGCGCGGCAGGCGCAGGTGCTGGCACTGGCGCGAGCACCATCAAGCTCAGGGTGGGCGCAACGCCCGTGCCACACGCGGAGATCCTCGAGCAAGTCAAGCCGCTGCTCGCGGCGAAGGGGATATCCCTTGAGATAGTCGAGTTCACCGACTACGTCACCCCGAACTTGGCGCTCGCTGAGGGCGATATCGATGCTAACTTCTTCCAGCACGTCCCCTACCTCGAGCAGTTCGCCCGCGATAGGCGGCTAGCCATCACCTACATCGCGAAGGTCCACATAGAGCCCATGGGCGCGTACTCAAAGAAGATCAAGGATATAAAGGACCTGAGGGACAGGGCGAAGGTCGGCATCCCGAACGACCCCACGAACGGTGGGCGCGCCTTGCTGCTCTTGCAGCGGGCAGGCCTGATAAAGCTCGATCCCAAAGCCGGGATCACCGCGACCAAATTCGACATCACGTCGAATCCGAAAAACCTCCAGATAGTTGAGCTGGAGGCGGCACAGCTTCCAAGGTCCCTCGAGGACCTGGACCTCGCGGTCATCAACTCCAATTTCGCGCTCGAGGCCAAGCTCGTTCCCACAAGGGATGCCCTGTTCATCGAGGACAGCCAGTCCCCGTACGTGAACGTGCTCGCCGTAAGGACGAGCGACAAGGATAACCCGGCCCTCAAGGAGCTCGCACGGGCGCTCACCTCCCCGCAGGTGGCCGAGTTCATCAACAAGACCTACCCTGGGTCGGTGGTCCCGGCGTTCGGACTCGAGTTCTAG
- a CDS encoding ABC transporter permease has product MSSTLLFNVVLASLGETLYMVGASAALSIVIGLPLGVALVVTERNHIMANAPVNQVLSALVNVGRSIPFVILMVGIMPFTRLVTGTSIGTTAAIVPLTVAAVPFVARVVETSLKEVDGGVVEAAQAMGASPWEIIMKVLLPEAMPSLILGATLTAINLVGYSTMAGAIGGGGLGDLAVRYGYQRFRGDVMLITVVVLVLLVQAVQMAGGAIARKVGARRG; this is encoded by the coding sequence TTGTCTAGCACGCTGTTGTTCAACGTGGTTCTCGCCAGCCTCGGTGAAACCCTCTACATGGTAGGCGCCTCCGCAGCGCTTTCCATCGTCATCGGCCTGCCGCTCGGGGTCGCGCTCGTGGTTACCGAGAGAAATCACATAATGGCCAACGCGCCCGTGAACCAGGTCCTTTCAGCGCTTGTAAACGTCGGGCGGTCGATCCCGTTCGTCATCCTCATGGTCGGGATCATGCCGTTCACGCGGCTCGTCACCGGCACGTCCATAGGCACCACCGCGGCGATCGTGCCGCTCACAGTCGCGGCGGTCCCGTTCGTTGCGCGGGTGGTCGAGACCTCCCTCAAAGAGGTGGATGGCGGCGTGGTCGAGGCCGCCCAGGCCATGGGCGCGTCCCCCTGGGAGATCATCATGAAGGTCCTCCTGCCCGAGGCGATGCCCTCTCTCATCCTCGGGGCGACGTTGACCGCTATCAACCTAGTGGGCTACTCCACGATGGCTGGCGCCATTGGCGGCGGTGGGCTGGGGGATCTGGCGGTGCGGTACGGATACCAGCGCTTCCGCGGAGACGTGATGCTCATCACCGTCGTGGTGCTCGTGCTTCTCGTCCAGGCCGTCCAAATGGCAGGAGGAGCCATCGCCCGGAAGGTCGGGGCCCGGAGGGGCTGA
- a CDS encoding methionine ABC transporter ATP-binding protein: MVQLESVCKTFRVGPTTVVALDNVSLAIPRGEIYGVIGLSGAGKSTLVRCINMLESPDSGRIFVDGVELTALRGRALREARKKIGMVFQHFNLLSSRTVFENVSLPLEIARAPRRERAEKVRSLLRLVGLDDKADAYPSELSGGQKQRVGIARALANDPKVLLCDEPTSSLDPETTRTILRLLKRINADLGITVVLITHEMNAVKEICGSVAVIESGRLIEAGPVLDVFTRPKHRTTQALVWGLTRLAAPPDWALEILAAATKSPRKRVVRLSFVGKATGNPVISSVVRDFGVDVNILTAHIDHIGGVPFGTMLVELSGEPAKMDAALAFLGDAGARVEVVKDSRELSGETWTSGEPTDACTSGEAEGSRAHGRGWE; encoded by the coding sequence ATGGTTCAACTGGAGTCCGTGTGCAAGACATTCAGGGTGGGCCCCACCACCGTCGTGGCCCTGGACAACGTGAGCCTCGCAATCCCACGGGGTGAAATCTACGGAGTCATCGGGCTGTCAGGAGCCGGAAAGAGCACCCTGGTGCGGTGCATTAACATGCTTGAAAGTCCCGACTCAGGCCGCATCTTCGTGGACGGAGTCGAGCTCACCGCGCTGCGCGGCAGGGCGCTTCGCGAAGCGCGGAAGAAGATAGGCATGGTCTTCCAGCATTTTAACTTACTATCATCGCGGACCGTCTTCGAAAACGTCAGCTTGCCGCTGGAGATCGCCCGCGCGCCGAGGCGCGAAAGAGCGGAAAAGGTCCGTTCACTCCTCCGGCTGGTGGGACTGGACGACAAGGCGGACGCCTACCCCAGCGAGCTCAGCGGTGGGCAGAAGCAGAGGGTGGGGATAGCGCGGGCCCTCGCGAATGATCCGAAGGTCCTGCTCTGCGACGAGCCCACCTCATCGCTGGACCCCGAGACCACCAGGACCATCCTGAGGCTCCTAAAGAGAATCAACGCCGATCTCGGGATCACCGTCGTTCTTATCACCCATGAGATGAACGCCGTCAAAGAGATATGCGGGTCTGTGGCAGTCATCGAGAGCGGGCGGCTGATCGAGGCCGGCCCGGTGCTGGACGTGTTCACCCGGCCCAAGCACAGGACCACGCAGGCCCTGGTCTGGGGGCTGACGCGCCTTGCCGCTCCTCCGGATTGGGCGCTTGAGATCCTTGCAGCGGCAACGAAATCACCTCGCAAGAGGGTCGTGCGGCTTTCGTTCGTCGGCAAGGCTACGGGAAACCCTGTGATCTCGTCGGTCGTCCGTGACTTCGGGGTGGACGTGAACATCCTCACGGCTCACATCGATCACATCGGCGGTGTCCCGTTTGGAACCATGCTCGTGGAGCTGTCGGGTGAGCCGGCGAAAATGGACGCAGCGCTGGCGTTCTTGGGCGATGCGGGTGCCCGCGTTGAGGTGGTTAAGGACAGTCGCGAGCTCTCCGGTGAGACGTGGACATCCGGCGAACCGACCGACGCCTGCACCTCGGGCGAGGCCGAGGGCTCTCGCGCACACGGACGGGGATGGGAGTGA